From a region of the Fischerella sp. JS2 genome:
- a CDS encoding DUF3155 domain-containing protein, with amino-acid sequence MARRRKRKSRRRQEGRRILEHVPQYSIESGEDKPVTAARKFIQAEGILPPALLLVKRNEHTTDRYFWAEKGLFGAQYVEENHFLFPSLRTLEPSAVPEPMALVSR; translated from the coding sequence TTGGCAAGGAGACGAAAGCGGAAGAGCCGTCGTCGGCAAGAAGGGCGGCGTATCTTAGAGCATGTGCCCCAATATAGCATTGAAAGCGGCGAAGATAAACCTGTGACAGCAGCCAGAAAATTTATTCAAGCTGAAGGGATCTTGCCACCCGCTTTGCTACTCGTAAAGCGCAACGAACATACAACAGATCGATACTTTTGGGCTGAAAAGGGGCTATTTGGCGCTCAGTATGTAGAAGAGAATCATTTCCTATTCCCTAGTCTGAGAACGTTAGAACCTTCTGCTGTCCCAGAACCGATGGCATTGGTTAGTCGCTGA
- a CDS encoding P-II family nitrogen regulator encodes MKKVEAIIRPFKLDEVKIALVNAGIVGMTVSEVRGFGRQKGQTERYRGSEYTVEFLQKLKLEIVVEDNQVDMVVDKIISAARTGEIGDGKIFISPVEQVVRIRTGEKNTEAV; translated from the coding sequence ATGAAGAAAGTAGAAGCTATTATTCGTCCATTTAAGCTTGATGAAGTGAAGATTGCTTTGGTAAATGCTGGTATAGTTGGCATGACCGTTTCTGAAGTCCGGGGATTCGGGCGACAAAAAGGCCAAACAGAACGTTATCGTGGTTCCGAGTATACGGTAGAGTTTTTGCAAAAACTCAAACTAGAAATTGTTGTAGAGGATAACCAAGTAGATATGGTTGTGGATAAAATTATCTCTGCTGCTCGGACAGGAGAAATCGGCGATGGTAAAATATTTATCTCGCCAGTTGAACAAGTTGTACGGATCAGAACTGGGGAAAAAAATACAGAAGCGGTGTAA
- the serS gene encoding serine--tRNA ligase yields MLDIKQIRENPQFVQERLNTRGGNYDIQPIVDLNKQQRELEGKRSQLQARSNEIGKLVGQKIKSGINPQDPDIQALRDEGNSVKATLSELEPQEKEIIAKIQELVLALPNLPSDSTPIGKNEEENVEVRRWGDEYIPQNANILPHWEIGEKLGILNVERAVKVAQSRFVTLIGAGAALERALISFMLDRQTAAGYVEVIPPFLVNSASLTATGQLPKFAEESFKCADDDLWLVPTAEVPVTNLYRGEILAGEDLPIYHCAYTPCFRREAGSYGRDMRGLIRLHQFNKVELVKFVHPSTSFDELEKLVGDAEAILQALKLPYRVVNLCTGDIGFHSAKTYDLEVWLPSSGKYREISSCSNFVDFQARRADIRFKEAAKKGTQLVHTLNGSGLAVGRTMAAILENYQQEDGTVKIPEVLQPYLGREIL; encoded by the coding sequence GTGCTGGATATTAAGCAAATACGGGAAAATCCGCAATTCGTACAAGAAAGGTTGAATACTCGTGGCGGTAACTATGATATTCAGCCGATAGTAGATTTAAATAAACAACAACGTGAATTGGAGGGCAAACGTAGTCAACTCCAAGCACGCAGTAACGAAATTGGTAAGCTAGTTGGGCAAAAGATTAAATCTGGTATAAATCCTCAAGACCCAGACATTCAAGCCTTGCGGGATGAAGGTAACTCTGTTAAAGCCACATTAAGCGAACTAGAACCCCAAGAAAAAGAAATCATAGCCAAAATTCAAGAACTGGTACTTGCACTTCCTAACTTGCCTAGTGACTCTACACCCATAGGCAAAAATGAAGAAGAAAACGTGGAAGTGCGGCGTTGGGGTGATGAGTACATTCCGCAAAATGCCAATATTTTGCCTCACTGGGAAATTGGCGAAAAATTGGGTATTCTCAACGTCGAACGGGCTGTGAAAGTTGCCCAAAGTCGCTTTGTAACGTTGATTGGGGCTGGTGCAGCACTAGAGAGGGCATTAATTTCTTTTATGCTTGATCGCCAAACAGCAGCAGGGTATGTAGAAGTCATTCCTCCATTCTTAGTTAATAGTGCTTCACTAACAGCCACCGGACAACTACCCAAGTTTGCAGAAGAAAGCTTCAAATGCGCTGATGACGACTTATGGCTTGTTCCCACTGCGGAAGTACCTGTTACTAACCTTTATCGTGGTGAAATTCTAGCTGGGGAAGATTTACCTATTTATCACTGTGCTTACACTCCCTGTTTTCGTCGCGAAGCTGGGAGTTACGGACGGGATATGCGAGGATTAATTCGCTTGCATCAATTCAATAAAGTAGAATTAGTGAAATTTGTCCATCCCAGCACTTCCTTTGATGAATTAGAAAAATTAGTAGGTGATGCAGAGGCTATTTTACAAGCATTAAAGTTGCCTTATCGAGTTGTTAATTTATGTACTGGGGATATAGGATTCCATTCTGCCAAAACCTATGACTTAGAAGTTTGGCTGCCTTCTTCTGGTAAATACCGGGAAATTTCCAGCTGTTCTAATTTTGTAGATTTCCAAGCACGAAGGGCTGATATTCGCTTTAAAGAAGCTGCTAAGAAGGGAACACAGTTAGTTCATACCCTCAACGGTTCTGGCTTAGCTGTGGGACGAACAATGGCGGCAATTTTGGAGAATTATCAACAAGAAGATGGTACGGTGAAGATACCGGAAGTCCTACAACCTTACTTGGGACGGGAAATATTGTGA
- a CDS encoding DUF3611 family protein, giving the protein MSVDSQSSSSRRQEIAKTFRLIGWISFWIQLVLGVVSTIIVLLFGIFSQRPGSPSNNPGNGFGVFLAVCGLVTLGVGVYLAFRYTRIGRQLLSSNPNNHPSKLETVQVLRFGLLVNLVGMLLTLLGAQAIVGTLVARSISPQAITTQLFDPNRIISGLDMLVVQANTNTVSAHFAGLVGSIWLLNRITR; this is encoded by the coding sequence ATGTCAGTAGACTCTCAATCATCTTCTTCTCGCCGTCAGGAAATTGCTAAAACCTTTCGCCTTATTGGTTGGATTAGCTTTTGGATTCAGCTAGTACTAGGCGTAGTTTCTACAATTATTGTGCTGTTATTCGGTATTTTTAGCCAAAGGCCTGGCAGCCCTAGTAATAACCCAGGCAATGGATTTGGTGTATTTCTGGCAGTTTGTGGACTAGTTACCTTGGGTGTAGGTGTATATTTAGCTTTCCGTTACACCCGGATTGGCAGACAACTGTTATCTTCTAATCCTAACAATCACCCTAGCAAATTAGAAACAGTCCAAGTCTTACGGTTTGGACTATTAGTGAATTTAGTCGGAATGTTGTTGACTCTGTTAGGAGCGCAGGCGATTGTTGGTACTCTGGTAGCAAGGTCTATATCTCCTCAAGCAATTACTACACAATTATTTGACCCCAACCGCATTATCAGTGGTCTAGATATGCTTGTAGTGCAAGCAAATACTAATACAGTCTCTGCTCACTTTGCCGGACTTGTGGGGTCAATTTGGCTACTCAATCGCATTACTCGCTAG
- a CDS encoding phosphoglucomutase/phosphomannomutase family protein, giving the protein MPVAAKSIKFGTDGWRGVIGDDFTFERLALVAPVAAKVLFNTYGEKVDNRTIVVGYDRRFMAEDFAQKAANVVCAAGFDVLFSETYAPTPAFSWAAKHHNALGALVITASHNPGQYLGLKVKSAFGGSVPPEVTKEIEALLEEEVPVASTPGKVKKFNPWESYCQELESKVDIVKIRETIASGKLTVFADVMHGAAAGGLARLLGDAVKEINSDRDPTFEGGAPEPLPKYLSRLFGVMKTHRENNPTGLTVALVFDGDCDRVAAVDGAGNFLSSQILIPILIDHLTLRRGFTGEIVKTVSGSDLIPRVAALHNLSVFETPVGYKYIADRMLAAPVLLGGEESGGIGYGSHIPERDALLSALYVLEAMVESGLDLSDYYRHLQQQTGFSSAYDRIDLPLASMEVRGRLLEQLQTEPLKEIVGKVVTNCQTIDGYKFRLADGSWLMIRFSGTEPVLRLYCEASTLEQVHQTLTWAKQWAE; this is encoded by the coding sequence ATGCCAGTTGCAGCTAAATCAATCAAGTTTGGTACAGATGGCTGGCGCGGCGTGATTGGCGATGATTTCACTTTTGAACGTCTAGCCCTTGTCGCGCCAGTTGCCGCAAAAGTACTATTCAATACCTACGGTGAAAAAGTTGACAACCGCACAATCGTAGTTGGTTATGATCGCCGTTTTATGGCGGAAGATTTCGCCCAGAAAGCTGCTAATGTTGTCTGTGCAGCAGGGTTTGATGTCTTGTTTAGCGAAACCTATGCACCAACCCCAGCTTTTAGTTGGGCTGCAAAGCATCACAATGCTTTGGGGGCGTTAGTGATTACTGCTAGTCACAATCCGGGGCAGTATTTAGGATTAAAAGTTAAAAGTGCTTTCGGTGGTTCTGTACCGCCAGAAGTAACTAAAGAAATAGAAGCGCTTTTAGAAGAGGAAGTACCAGTTGCCTCAACTCCAGGCAAGGTTAAAAAATTTAATCCCTGGGAAAGCTATTGTCAAGAGTTAGAAAGTAAAGTTGATATAGTCAAAATTCGTGAAACCATAGCCTCTGGAAAGCTGACTGTATTTGCTGACGTCATGCATGGTGCTGCGGCTGGTGGACTTGCAAGACTACTAGGTGATGCAGTTAAGGAAATTAATAGTGATCGCGATCCTACTTTTGAAGGCGGTGCGCCAGAACCTTTACCTAAATACCTTTCCCGTCTGTTTGGAGTAATGAAAACCCACCGAGAAAACAACCCTACAGGTTTAACGGTAGCGTTGGTTTTTGATGGTGACTGCGATCGCGTTGCCGCAGTAGATGGTGCAGGGAATTTTTTAAGTTCGCAAATTCTCATCCCGATCTTAATCGATCACTTGACCCTGCGGCGCGGTTTTACAGGAGAAATAGTCAAAACTGTAAGTGGTTCTGACTTAATTCCCCGTGTAGCAGCACTACACAACTTATCAGTGTTTGAAACACCTGTTGGTTATAAGTACATTGCTGACAGAATGCTAGCAGCCCCAGTGTTATTAGGTGGCGAAGAATCGGGAGGTATTGGTTACGGTAGCCATATTCCCGAACGTGATGCCCTATTATCAGCATTGTATGTACTCGAAGCGATGGTAGAATCCGGCTTAGATTTAAGCGATTATTACCGTCACTTACAACAACAAACAGGCTTTAGTTCTGCATATGATCGCATCGATTTACCCTTAGCAAGTATGGAAGTGCGGGGTCGCCTTTTGGAACAATTACAAACAGAACCATTAAAAGAAATTGTCGGCAAAGTAGTAACAAATTGCCAAACAATAGATGGTTATAAATTCCGCCTAGCTGATGGTAGTTGGTTGATGATTCGTTTTAGCGGCACAGAACCAGTTTTACGCCTCTACTGCGAAGCCTCCACACTCGAACAAGTCCATCAAACTTTGACTTGGGCAAAACAGTGGGCAGAATGA
- the rdgB gene encoding RdgB/HAM1 family non-canonical purine NTP pyrophosphatase, translated as MKLLVVATGNPGKLREMQAYLSNSGWELKLKPEDLEIEETGDTFAANACLKASQVAKATGNWAIADDSGLEVDALDGVPGVYSARYGKTDAERITRLLRELGDEVQRQAQFVCVVAIARPDGAIVLQSEGICRGEILYSPRGNSGFGYDPIFYVPEMQMTFAEMTPELKRSISHRGKAFASLLQKLPDWEG; from the coding sequence ATGAAATTACTCGTAGTAGCCACAGGAAACCCAGGTAAATTGCGGGAAATGCAAGCTTACCTATCTAATTCTGGTTGGGAATTAAAACTTAAACCAGAAGATTTGGAAATTGAGGAAACAGGCGATACCTTTGCTGCTAATGCCTGTCTCAAAGCATCACAGGTTGCCAAAGCCACGGGAAATTGGGCGATCGCAGATGATTCTGGTTTAGAAGTAGATGCCCTTGATGGTGTACCAGGGGTGTATTCTGCCCGTTATGGCAAAACTGATGCTGAACGCATTACCAGACTATTAAGAGAATTGGGTGATGAGGTGCAGCGCCAAGCCCAATTTGTCTGTGTAGTAGCGATCGCTCGTCCTGATGGTGCGATCGTTCTACAATCGGAAGGTATTTGTCGTGGTGAAATTCTCTATAGCCCGCGTGGTAATAGTGGTTTTGGCTATGACCCAATTTTTTACGTTCCCGAAATGCAAATGACCTTCGCTGAGATGACGCCAGAGTTGAAGCGCAGTATAAGTCATCGCGGTAAGGCTTTTGCCAGCTTACTCCAAAAGTTGCCTGATTGGGAAGGATAG
- the arsM gene encoding arsenosugar biosynthesis arsenite methyltransferase ArsM — protein sequence MTYLETAAQFYSQVAQTPEVGLCCVQSTPLQLPGLKIPQPMQEMNYGCGTTVHPGELANQPTVLYVGVGGGLEALQFAYFSRRTGAVIAVDPVAEMRQAATRNLAIAATENPWFDPSFVDIRAGDAFNLPVDDASVDVVAQNCLFNIFEPEDLTRALQEAYRVLKPGGRLQMSDPIATHPIPPHLQQDERLRAMCLSGALTYEEYIQRIIKAGFGQVEIRTRRPYRLLDCQTYNLSEPLLLESLDSVSFKVIIPEDGACVFTGKTAIYAGSEPFFDDGAGHVLQRGLPAAVCDKTATKLAASMPDQIIITDSTWHYDGGGCC from the coding sequence ATGACTTATCTTGAAACAGCAGCACAATTTTACAGTCAAGTTGCCCAAACACCGGAAGTAGGACTTTGTTGTGTGCAAAGTACACCTCTACAACTACCTGGATTAAAAATTCCCCAACCAATGCAGGAAATGAATTATGGTTGTGGTACAACTGTTCATCCAGGAGAACTAGCAAACCAGCCTACTGTACTGTATGTTGGTGTTGGTGGAGGCTTAGAGGCTTTACAATTTGCCTATTTTTCTCGTCGCACAGGTGCTGTGATTGCTGTTGATCCAGTTGCAGAAATGCGCCAAGCTGCTACACGTAACCTGGCAATTGCCGCTACAGAAAATCCCTGGTTTGATCCTAGCTTTGTAGACATTCGTGCTGGGGATGCTTTTAACTTACCTGTTGATGATGCTTCTGTAGATGTCGTAGCCCAAAATTGCCTTTTTAATATTTTTGAACCAGAAGATTTAACCCGTGCCTTGCAAGAAGCGTATCGGGTATTAAAACCAGGTGGGCGTTTACAGATGAGTGATCCTATTGCTACTCATCCGATTCCACCACATTTACAACAAGATGAGCGCCTACGGGCTATGTGTTTGTCTGGCGCACTTACCTATGAAGAATATATTCAGCGTATTATCAAGGCTGGTTTTGGTCAAGTAGAAATTCGTACCCGTCGCCCTTATCGTTTGTTAGATTGTCAAACTTATAATTTGTCAGAACCATTACTTTTAGAAAGTCTTGATTCTGTATCTTTCAAAGTGATTATTCCAGAAGATGGGGCTTGTGTTTTTACTGGTAAAACAGCGATTTATGCAGGTTCAGAACCATTTTTTGATGATGGCGCAGGTCATGTCTTACAGCGTGGTCTGCCAGCAGCAGTATGTGATAAAACTGCCACTAAACTTGCTGCTTCTATGCCAGATCAAATAATTATTACTGATTCCACATGGCATTATGACGGTGGTGGTTGTTGTTAA
- the rseP gene encoding RIP metalloprotease RseP: MSVLAAIAVLAVLILVHELGHFIAARSQGIHVNRFSLGFGPILWKYQGSETEYAIRAFPLGGFVGFPDDDPDSDIPPNDPNLLRNRPILDRAIVISAGVIANLIFAYFLLVAQVNLVGVSQATLPGVLIKQLAPEVSNVAVQAGVKPGDVIIAANNKEFGTSLQEIEALREIIKTNAGKPIQLKIARGEQKLSLNVTPEAKPAGGSIGVGLAPNGQIVRRRVNLIEAFNLGAAEFQRILNMTFQGFKQLITNFGETAGQVAGPVKIVEIGANIAQNDTGSLFYFGALISINLAIINILPLPALDGGQLAFLLIEGLRGKPLPSRVQEGVMQTGLMLLLGLGIFLIVKETSQLEWVQKLFQ; encoded by the coding sequence ATGTCAGTTTTAGCGGCGATCGCAGTCTTAGCTGTTCTGATCCTGGTACACGAACTAGGACATTTCATTGCAGCAAGGTCTCAAGGAATTCATGTTAATCGCTTTTCTTTGGGCTTTGGGCCGATTCTTTGGAAATACCAAGGTTCGGAAACCGAATACGCAATTCGGGCATTTCCCTTGGGTGGTTTTGTTGGTTTTCCTGACGATGATCCAGATAGTGACATTCCACCCAACGATCCAAACTTGCTGCGTAACCGTCCAATTTTAGATCGGGCGATCGTCATCAGCGCAGGAGTGATAGCAAACTTAATTTTTGCCTATTTTCTGCTTGTGGCGCAGGTTAACTTAGTTGGTGTTTCCCAAGCAACTCTACCAGGAGTTTTAATCAAACAATTAGCACCAGAGGTTAGTAATGTAGCTGTCCAAGCTGGTGTCAAACCAGGAGATGTCATAATAGCTGCTAATAACAAAGAGTTTGGCACATCACTGCAAGAGATAGAGGCTTTAAGAGAAATAATTAAAACGAATGCAGGTAAGCCAATTCAACTAAAAATTGCTCGTGGTGAACAAAAGCTGTCTTTAAATGTTACTCCTGAAGCAAAACCAGCTGGGGGTAGTATTGGCGTTGGACTTGCTCCCAACGGTCAAATTGTACGGCGTCGTGTCAACTTAATAGAAGCTTTTAACCTTGGTGCTGCCGAATTTCAGCGCATTCTGAATATGACATTTCAAGGTTTTAAGCAATTAATTACCAATTTTGGCGAAACAGCTGGTCAAGTAGCAGGCCCCGTTAAAATTGTGGAAATTGGTGCTAACATTGCTCAAAATGATACAGGCAGTTTATTTTATTTTGGAGCTTTAATTAGCATCAACCTAGCAATTATCAACATTCTGCCTTTACCAGCCTTGGATGGAGGACAACTAGCTTTCCTACTCATTGAAGGGTTGCGCGGTAAACCTTTACCTTCTCGTGTTCAAGAAGGTGTAATGCAAACTGGTTTAATGCTACTTCTGGGATTAGGTATTTTTCTGATTGTCAAAGAAACTTCCCAACTAGAGTGGGTACAAAAATTATTCCAGTAA
- a CDS encoding PadR family transcriptional regulator: protein MKLEDIYQFFENPPPTYLCQELAVCYILYVLLQGESYGTELIQRLETEYPTYRLSDTVLYSAIKFLEDYKAITGYWKKLEGRGRPRRMYQVSSEWIPQAQDLARLWQQYINGRTN, encoded by the coding sequence ATGAAACTTGAGGATATATATCAATTCTTTGAGAATCCTCCGCCAACTTACCTTTGTCAAGAACTAGCAGTTTGTTATATCTTGTACGTTTTATTACAAGGGGAGTCTTACGGAACCGAGTTAATCCAACGCTTAGAAACTGAATACCCCACCTATCGTCTTTCGGACACCGTACTTTACAGTGCGATTAAGTTTCTCGAAGACTACAAAGCTATTACAGGGTATTGGAAAAAACTCGAAGGACGCGGACGTCCCCGGCGGATGTACCAAGTTTCTTCAGAGTGGATTCCACAAGCACAGGATTTAGCACGTCTTTGGCAACAGTACATAAATGGGAGGACAAATTAA
- the nth gene encoding endonuclease III produces the protein MSNTRKWSSQKQRSLEILVRLKRLYPDATCSLNYSTPVQLLVATILSAQCTDERVNLVTPALFSRFPDAPSLANAELSELENLVRSTGFYRNKAKNIQAACRMIVNEFGGEVPKQMEQLLLLPGVARKTANVVLAHAFRINAGVTVDTHVQRLSQRLGLTEHTQPIYIEQDLMRLLPQPDWENWSIRLIYHGRAVCKARNPACEACDLADLCPSANGEFKVKSTKQKRGE, from the coding sequence GTGAGCAACACTCGTAAATGGTCATCTCAAAAGCAGCGATCGCTAGAAATATTAGTCCGCCTCAAGCGTCTTTATCCAGATGCGACTTGCTCTTTAAACTATTCCACACCAGTTCAACTCCTCGTAGCAACGATTCTTTCCGCCCAGTGTACAGATGAGCGGGTAAATTTGGTCACCCCAGCACTATTTAGTCGCTTTCCCGATGCGCCTAGTTTGGCTAATGCTGAGTTGAGTGAGTTAGAAAATTTAGTACGTTCTACGGGATTTTATCGTAATAAGGCAAAGAACATTCAAGCCGCCTGTCGCATGATAGTGAATGAGTTTGGTGGTGAAGTACCAAAGCAGATGGAGCAATTATTATTGCTTCCAGGTGTAGCGCGTAAGACAGCAAATGTAGTCCTTGCTCACGCCTTTAGAATTAATGCAGGTGTAACAGTTGATACTCATGTCCAACGTCTCAGCCAACGTTTAGGTTTGACTGAACATACACAACCCATCTATATTGAACAAGATTTAATGCGCCTTTTGCCCCAACCAGACTGGGAAAATTGGTCAATCCGGTTGATTTATCATGGTCGTGCTGTTTGTAAAGCTCGTAATCCTGCATGTGAAGCTTGCGACTTAGCTGATCTGTGTCCATCAGCGAATGGGGAGTTCAAGGTAAAAAGTACAAAGCAAAAGCGAGGAGAGTGA
- the arsS gene encoding arsenosugar biosynthesis radical SAM (seleno)protein ArsS (Some members of this family are selenoproteins.), producing the protein MVKISVTHFKQKLSSPLTKQQITVLQINLGKRCNLACNHCHVEAGPKRTEELSPEVCQQLIEIIRAFPQIKIVDLTGGAPEMNYGFKPLVEAAKLANKEVIVRSNLTIYFEDGFGDLPKYFAQNQVRIVASLPCYLADNVDKMRGAGVYDGSIKALQWLNQVGYGKEPNLILDLVYNPQLASSEKFSLTPDQVKLEQDYKVFLQEHFGIVFNHLFTITNLPVGRTKLHLERKKLYAPYLQFLELNFNPNTVENLMCRDQLSVDYLGNVYDCDFNQMMNLPAKTRDGENLTIAKLLAAGSLDLIDEIQTAAYCYGCTAGCGSSCGGALV; encoded by the coding sequence ATGGTTAAAATATCTGTAACACATTTCAAACAAAAACTTTCTTCACCTTTAACTAAGCAACAAATTACTGTTTTACAAATTAATTTAGGAAAGCGCTGTAATCTTGCGTGTAACCATTGCCATGTAGAAGCAGGACCAAAACGTACAGAAGAACTTTCTCCAGAAGTCTGTCAACAATTAATTGAAATCATTCGTGCATTCCCACAGATTAAAATTGTTGATTTGACTGGGGGTGCGCCAGAAATGAATTACGGATTTAAACCCCTGGTGGAAGCAGCAAAATTAGCAAATAAAGAGGTGATAGTTCGGTCTAATTTAACTATTTATTTTGAAGATGGATTTGGTGATTTACCAAAATATTTTGCTCAAAATCAAGTGCGAATTGTGGCATCTTTACCCTGCTATTTAGCAGATAATGTTGATAAAATGCGTGGTGCTGGTGTGTATGATGGTTCTATTAAAGCACTACAATGGCTTAATCAAGTTGGTTATGGTAAAGAACCAAATTTAATTTTAGATTTAGTGTATAATCCCCAGCTAGCTTCGAGTGAAAAATTTTCTTTGACTCCAGATCAAGTCAAACTAGAACAAGATTACAAAGTGTTCTTACAAGAGCATTTTGGTATTGTATTTAATCATCTCTTCACTATTACGAATTTACCAGTAGGCAGAACTAAACTACATTTGGAACGCAAGAAATTATATGCACCTTACTTACAGTTTTTAGAGTTAAATTTCAACCCTAATACTGTAGAAAATTTGATGTGTCGTGATCAACTTTCTGTTGATTATCTCGGTAACGTGTATGATTGCGACTTTAACCAGATGATGAATTTACCTGCAAAAACTCGTGATGGTGAAAATCTGACGATCGCTAAGTTGCTAGCAGCTGGTAGTTTAGATTTGATCGATGAGATCCAAACTGCGGCGTATTGCTATGGTTGCACTGCTGGGTGTGGTTCTAGCTGTGGTGGGGCTTTGGTGTAG
- a CDS encoding cofactor assembly of complex C subunit B, with product MDTAILPSTLLLTFVLSVGLFFFVRASTKDRTEVAQLVSEQDEATLMSQLREYFRARSYRVAAVDQEQNQVIFEGNVRPSWFLAIFLTVLSATGILCLSLVLSQLFPSLSSFFIGMVLLSPVSGIFYWKKAGKLEKVSLKVEQTQGESPSSSRITVTAHRDELIELKRVLKLKPGE from the coding sequence ATGGATACCGCTATTCTGCCATCCACGTTGTTGCTCACTTTTGTGTTATCGGTCGGATTATTTTTCTTTGTTCGTGCCTCTACTAAAGACCGTACTGAAGTTGCACAACTGGTATCTGAGCAAGACGAAGCTACTTTAATGTCTCAATTAAGGGAGTATTTCCGAGCTAGGTCTTACCGAGTGGCAGCGGTAGACCAAGAACAAAACCAAGTTATATTTGAAGGCAATGTTCGACCCAGTTGGTTTTTAGCAATATTTTTGACTGTGCTGAGTGCTACTGGTATTCTTTGTCTATCACTGGTTTTGTCACAACTTTTCCCTAGCCTGAGTAGTTTTTTTATCGGGATGGTATTGCTATCCCCTGTCAGTGGTATTTTCTACTGGAAAAAAGCTGGAAAGCTTGAAAAGGTATCGCTAAAGGTAGAACAAACTCAGGGCGAATCACCATCCTCAAGTCGAATTACTGTAACTGCCCATCGAGATGAACTGATTGAGTTAAAAAGGGTATTAAAGCTAAAGCCAGGTGAATAG